In a single window of the Actinomycetota bacterium genome:
- a CDS encoding glycerophosphodiester phosphodiesterase translates to MKTVSVHSPQIIAHRGASRAEHENTIAAFRRAGALGADAVELDVRALARSPRPLAPPLVVHHDALLADGRALGDLGAGDVPAHVPTLDAALDACSPLWVNVEIKNAEGEAGFDPTDGIADAVVAALRARPEPAATWLISSFRMETVDRCRAVEPEIRTAWLTVGGPELATRRGIDSVVELVRERGHQALHPFYAYVTAELVHACHDAGLALNAWTCDEPERMQEMARWGVDGICTNVPDVALAALRRPGGSRAEGPQD, encoded by the coding sequence GTGAAGACCGTGTCCGTACACAGCCCCCAGATCATCGCTCATCGTGGCGCGTCTCGCGCCGAACATGAGAACACGATCGCCGCGTTCCGGCGGGCCGGCGCCCTCGGCGCCGATGCCGTCGAGCTCGACGTTCGCGCGCTGGCGAGGTCCCCTCGTCCGCTGGCCCCGCCGCTCGTCGTGCACCATGACGCCTTGCTGGCCGACGGGCGTGCTCTCGGCGATCTCGGCGCCGGCGACGTACCTGCGCACGTGCCGACGCTCGACGCGGCGCTCGACGCCTGCTCGCCGCTGTGGGTGAACGTCGAGATCAAGAACGCCGAGGGTGAAGCAGGTTTCGACCCGACGGACGGCATCGCCGACGCGGTGGTGGCCGCGCTCCGCGCCCGGCCCGAGCCGGCGGCGACGTGGCTGATCTCGTCGTTCCGCATGGAGACCGTGGATCGGTGCCGCGCGGTGGAGCCCGAGATCCGCACCGCTTGGCTCACCGTCGGCGGCCCTGAGCTGGCGACCCGCCGCGGCATCGACTCGGTCGTCGAATTGGTGCGTGAGCGTGGGCACCAAGCGCTGCACCCGTTCTACGCCTACGTCACCGCCGAGCTCGTGCACGCCTGTCACGACGCCGGGCTCGCCCTCAACGCGTGGACCTGCGACGAGCCCGAGCGCATGCAGGAGATGGCCCGGTGGGGGGTCGACGGCATCTGCACGAACGTGCCCGACGTGGCGCTCGCCGCACTCCGCCGGCCGGGCGGGTCCCGCGCCGAGGGGCCTCAGGACTGA
- a CDS encoding WhiB family transcriptional regulator encodes MLALANADYGWRTRSICRDTDPDLFFPVGTTGQALVQIERAKEVCAECPVHDDCLQYALDTNQDSGIWGGMSEEERRNIRRRMVARARAAG; translated from the coding sequence ATGCTCGCGCTCGCCAATGCCGACTACGGCTGGCGGACCCGTTCCATCTGCCGCGACACCGACCCCGACCTGTTCTTCCCGGTCGGCACCACGGGTCAGGCGTTGGTGCAGATCGAACGCGCGAAGGAGGTGTGCGCCGAGTGCCCGGTGCACGACGACTGCCTGCAGTACGCGCTCGACACCAACCAGGACTCGGGGATCTGGGGCGGGATGTCAGAAGAGGAGCGGCGCAACATCCGCCGCCGCATGGTGGCTCGCGCTCGCGCCGCAGGCTGA